The sequence AAAATGGTTTGTGATAATCAAACTTTTCATGTTCTCAGTGTATCATTGCATAATTCCAGCTATCTGTGGTCTGCCCCATTCCCGCAATGGTGATGGTAGAATCTCCTGTGAGGCCTACATCCCAAGTTGGTCCTACGATAGTAACCACAACGAGTGCATCAAATTTATCTACGGAGGCTGTGGTGGCAACGACAACCGATTCAACTCAAAGGAAAATTGTGAAGACAAGTGCTTGGTATAAAATGTAGTGAACGAAAGGCAAAAAACACGTATTTTTAATTAGAgagaaatatttattgtatttactATCTCCTATTTTTGGATCAGTTCCACTGTTGTGTTTGAAAGTGTAGGAGGTATGTTTTCGATGTCGAAATTAAGGTTTGTTTACGTATAACAGCATTAAAACAGGTAAATAATATTAGTGAGCTCCTTGTGTTACTTAAAATGCTTCCATAAACTTGTAAAAtagatattttaattataattaaccAGAACTGCACAAATTGTAAGGTcatgtaaatatttacatCAATCGATGCAAGGTTTGTTATTTTCTATTGACcaataatataaatgtttcATGGGCTTTCCCGATAAGCAGTAAGCTCATTTTAATGAAAAGTGTATAAAAATCACGACGCTAGTGTTTTAGATTCAATTTATTTCTGTCAAAGTGTGCTGAAAGTTCTAAATATTTTCCACCATGAAGCTGCTGATCCTCGTTTTTATGTTCATCGCCTTTGTAGCCAGTGCTGTGGCTCTAAAAAATGGTACTCTACATATATTTCTTTGGTTATACTcaactaaattaaatttattaaaaatactcAGAAATATGTGGTCTGCCTCATTCCATTGATGGTGATATCAAACGCAAATCTCCTGCGAGGCATATTTCCCGAGTTGGTCTTACGATGCTGGTAATAATAAGTGCGTGGAATTCATCTACGGCAATTCATCTACGG is a genomic window of Drosophila suzukii chromosome 2L, CBGP_Dsuzu_IsoJpt1.0, whole genome shotgun sequence containing:
- the LOC108008373 gene encoding male accessory gland serine protease inhibitor codes for the protein MKLLIFVFVFIAFVASASALKNAICGLPHSRNGDGRISCEAYIPSWSYDSNHNECIKFIYGGCGGNDNRFNSKENCEDKCLV